The window CCATGTCCGCGACCTCGATCACCTTCATGCCCGCCGGCACCTTGCCGGGGTCGCTCGGCACCAGCGCGTGCGTGAAGCCGAGCCGGTGCGCCTCGGCGAGCCGCCGCTGGACCCCCGTCACCCGGCGCACCTCGCCCGCGAGACCGACCTCCCCGATGGCGACGAGGTTCTTCGGGAGGGGCACGTCGCTCGCGGCGGAGGCCAGCGCCAGCGCGATCGCCAGGTCGGCGGCCGGCTCGGTCAGCTTCACCCCGCCCACGGTGGCGCTGTAGATGTCCCGCTTGCCCAGCGCGGTGATCCGGCCGCGCTGCTCCAGCACCGCCAGCATCATCGAGACGCGGGAGGTCTCCAGGCCCGACGTGGTCCGGCGCGGCGAGGGGATCTGCGAGTCCACCGTCAGCGCCTGCACCTCGGCGACCAGGGGCCGCTTGCCCTCCAGCGTCACCGTCAGACAGGTCCCGGGGACCGCCTCCGCGCGCCGGGTCAGGAACAACCCGCTCGGGTCGGCGAGCCCGGTGATCCCCTCGTCGTGGAGTTCGAAGCAGCCGACCTCGTCGGTGGTCCCGTACCGGTTCTTCACGCCGCGCACCAGGCGCAGCCGCGCGTGCCGGTCGCCCTCGAAGCTCAGGACGACGTCGACCAGGTGCTCCAGCAGCCGGGGGCCGGCGATCGCCCCGTCCTTGGTGACGTGGCCGACGAGGAGCGTGGACATGCCGCGTTCCTTGGACGCCCGGATCAGCGCGCCCGCGACCTCGCGGACCTGGGCCATGCCGCCGGGCGCGCCGTCGATCTCGGGCGAGGCGATGGTCTGTACGGAGTCCAGGATCAGCAGGGCGGGCTTCACGGCGTCGAGGTGACCGAGCACGGCCGACAGATCGGTCTCCGCGGCCAGGTACAGGTGGTCGCTGAGCGCCTTGATCCGGTCCGCCCGCAGGCGCACCTGACTCGCCGACTCCTCGCCCGTCACGTACAGCGTTCGGTGGTCGGCGTCGGCCGCCTTGGCCGCGACGTCCAGCAGCAGCGTCGACTTGCCCACGCCCGGCTCGCCCGCCAACAACACGACCGCACCGGGCACGAGACCGCCGCCGAGGACCCGGTCCAGCTCGCTCACGCCCGTGCTGCGCGCGGTCGCCGTCCTGACGTCGACCTGGCCGATCGGCACGGCCGCGGTCGAGACCCGACCCGCCGCGGTGGTCCGCACGGCGGGAGCGCCCATTTCCTCGACGGTGCCCCACGCCTGGCACTCGGGACACCGCCCGAGCCATTTCGCGGTCGTCCAGCCGCACTCGGTACAACGGTAGGACGGCCGGTCCTTGGCGGATGAACGAGATGTGCGGGCTGCCATGCGCCCACCGTAGCCGCCGCCACCGACACCGCCGCCGGTCGTGCCCCGCGAAGCCTCGGCGGGGGCCCGGCCGCGCGCGCCCCCGCGGCGACCGCTCAGGCCGCCCGCTTCCTCCGCCCCGTCTCCTCCGCCGGTCTCGCCCGCCCGCCCCCGCCCGCCCGCTCGCCCCCCGTCCGCCTCGTCCGGGTTCGTCGGTCGCGGCGTCAGGGCGGCTGTCAGCACGGGGCCGATCCGTTCACCCGTAAGGGCTAAAACTGCTGAAGGCTTCCGGGGCGTCACCGGCGCGCCGCCTACGGTCGCCAGGTGAACAGCAGCAACCAGGGACCCCCCTCATCGCGCACCGGCGCACACCGGGCGCACGGGCGCACGCCTTCAGAGGGACGCGGAGGACAGGAACGCGCCGGCGAACAGCCTCCCCCGTTCCGCCACGAGCCCTACCTCGACGGCCTGTTCACCTACTGCCTCTCGGTGCTCTGCGACCACGACACCGCCACCGACGTGCTCGGAGACGCCCTGGCCGCAGCCGAACGACACCCCGGCCGCTGCCCCGACGAGGGCGAGCGCCGCGCCTGGCTGTACGCGCTCGCCCGCTGGGGCTGCCTGCGCCGGCTCGCCGAGCAGCGGCGCGCGCGACAGGGGGCGCACAGCGCCCGTCGTACGCCGGAGCACACCGACACCGAGCGTGCGCCGGGAGGGCCCGGAACCCTCGACGTGTCCGCCTACCGCCGCACCGAACTGGCCCGCCTCGCCTGGCCCGAGGCCGCCGGCACCACGCCCGAGCAGCGGGAGGCCCTCGAACTCGCCGTCCGCCACCGCCTCGGCGTCCCCGAACTCGCCTCCGTCCTCGGGACCCCGCCCGCCGCCGCCCGCGAACTCCTCTCCGCCGCCGCCTGCGAGGTGGAACGCACCCGCGCCGCGCTCGCCGTCGTCGAGACCGGCAACTGCCCGGCCGTGTCCCGGCTCACCGGCGACGACGGGGACCCCCGGGTCCTCCTCTCCACCCCGCTGCGCGCCGAACTCGTACGCCACGTCGACGACTGCCCGCGCTGCCGTCGCGCCGCCGAGCGCGTCGGCGCCGGCGGCCCCTGGCCCGGCACCGGCGGCATCCACCCCGCCGCGCTCCCGCTCGTACCGGCGCCCCGCACCGCCGTCCGCGCGGCGATGCTGCGCTCCGGGCGGCGCGGCGGCGGCCCCGGCCCCCGCTTCGACCGGACCGGCTTCCCGATGGACCCCAAGGACCGCGCGGCCCGCCGCGACCGGTTCCGAGCCCGCGCCGTCACCACGACCGTCGTCGCCACCGTCGTCGCCGCGCCCGTACTGGCCCTCTGGGCGGCCTACCGGGGCGCGCCCACCACCGGCGAACCCGTCGGCGGCGGCGCCACCCGCATCTCGGCCAGCGAGTCCGACATCCCGCCGCCCCCGGCCGGCGGGCGGCTGCTCGCCTCGTACGAGAACACCGGCAACACCGCCCACACCGGCGACGGGCCGGGCTTCGCCCCCGGTACCGCCGCACCCGACGTCTCCGTCGAGGTCATCAGCTCCGGCGCGCCGGCCTCCCCGGAATCGGACCGCCCGGGAGCCCCCGGCCGGCTCACCGTGTCCGCCACGACGCGCGGCTCCACCACCCTGCTCACGCTCAGCGCGTCCGGCGGCGCCCCCGTGGACTGGCGTCTGTGGTCCGACGCGCCCTGGCTGCGGGCCGGCCAGACCGCGGGCACCCTGGCCCCCGGAGAATCGGTCACCCTGCGGATCACCGTGGACGCCGCCGCCCAGCCCGTCGGCGCCTGGTCCGCCCGGGTCGGGGTGGACCCGTCCGGCGCGGTCGTCGCCATCCAGGGCCGGGGCCGGCCCGCCGCGCCGCCGACCGGGGGACCGCCGGCCTCCCCGGCGCACCCCAGCCCGACTCCCACGCCGCCGGCCCCGACGCCGACGCCCACCCCCACGCCGACGCCCACGGAGACCCCGACTCCCACGCCGACCCCGACGCCGACCGAGTCAGAAGGAACGGTTTCCCCGACGCCGCCCACCGACCCGCCGGCCCCGGCCTCCTGACCGCCGGCCCCCCCGGGCGCAGAGCGCGCCGCCTTCCGACCCACCGCCTTCCCGGCCCGCCGGCCGGCCGGTGCTACGCCTTCGGCGGATCCGCGGGGTGCGGGGCCATCGGCAGCAGCGAGGCCAACCGCGCCTCGCACAGCGCCACGAGCGCCTCGTACCCCTCCTTGCCCATCAGCTCCGTCAGCTCGGGGCGGTACGACACGTACACCGGGTCACCGGCCCCGTGCGCGGACGTGGCCGACGTGCACCACCAGTGCAGGTCGTGACCGCCCGGACCCCAGCCGCGCCGGTCGTACTCGCCGATCGACACCTGGAGGACCCGCGTGTCGTCGGGCCGGTCGATCCACTCGTACGTCCGGCGGATCGGCAACTGCCAGCACACGTCGGGCTTGGTCTCCAACGGCTCGCGCTTCTCGCGCAGCGCCAGGATGTGCAGCGAGCAACCGGCGCCCGCGGCGAAGCCGGGCCGGTTCTGGAAGATGCACGAACCCTCCCAGCGGCGGGTCTGCCGCTCGCCGTCCTCGTCCTTCTGCACCCAGCCGGACTCGGTGCCCACGTCGTGGAACTGCCACAGCTCCGGCGTGAGGCGGGCCACGTTCTCCGCGACGCGCTTCTCGTCGTCCTCGTCGGAGAAGTGCGCGCCGAGGGTGCAGCAGCCGTCGTCCGCCCGACCCGCCTGGATGCCCTGGCAGCCGCTGCCGAAGATGCACGTCCAGCGCGAGGTCAGCCAGGTCAGGTCGCAGCGGAAGATCTGTTCGTCGTCGGCGGGGTCGGGGAACTCCACCCAGGCCCGGGGAAAGTCGAGGCCCTTCTCGTCACCGGAGACCGCGGGGGACTCGCCGCCCTTGGCCTTCTTCGACTTGGGGCGGGACTTGTTGGCCTTCTTCGTATTTGGCACAAACCCAAGCCTAAGCGCCCCTTACTCCACCCCCACGCGACAGGACCAGTAGCGTTTCCCCGTATGAGACTCGGTGTCCTTGACGTGGGTTCGAACACGATCCATCTGCTGGTGGTGGACGCGCACCCCGGCGCGCGCCCGCTGCCCGCCCACTCGCACAAGGTGGAACTGCGGCTGGCGGAACTCCTCGACGCGCACGGCGCGGTCACCCCGGAGGGCATAGAGCGCCTCGTCTCGGTCCTCGGCGACGCCGTGCAGGCCGCCGAGGACAAGGGCTGCGAGGACCTGCTGCCCTTCGCGACCAGCGCCGTGCGCGAGGCCACGAACGCCGACGAGGTCCTGGCCCGGGTGAAGGCCGAGACCGGCCTCGACCTGCCCATCCTCAGCGGCGAGGACGAGGCGCGGCTGACGTTCCTCGCCGCCCGGCGCTGGTTCGGCTGGTCGGCGGGCAAGCTGCTGGTCCTCGACATCGGCGGCGGCTCGCTGGAGATCGCGTTCGGCATCGACGAGGAACCCGACGCGGCCGTGTCCCTCCCGCTGGGCGCCGGCCGCCTCACCTCGGCCTGGCTCCCCGGCGACCCCGCCGACCCGGCCGACGTGAAGGCGCTGCGCCGGCACGCGCGGGCCCAGATCGCCCGCTCGGTGAGCGTGTTCAGCCGCTTCGGAGCGCCGGACCACGTGGTCGCGACGTCCAAGACCTTCCGGCAGCTGGCCCGCATCGCGGGCGCGGCCCGCTCGGCCGACGGGCTGTACGTCCAGCGCGACCTGACCCGCAAGTCCCTGGAGGAGTGGGTCCCGCGCCTGGCGGCGATGACCACCGCGCAGCGCTCCACCCTCCCGGGCGTCTCCGAGGGCCGCGCCGGACAACTCCTGGCCGGGGCGCTGGTCGCGGAGGGCACGATGGACCTCCTCGGCGTCGAGGAGTTGGAGATCTGCCCCTGGGCCCTGCGGGAGGGCGTCATCCTCCGCCGCCTGGACCACCTCCCGTCCTGACCGGTGACCGGTTCTCCCGTCCGGACCGGTGACCGGCACCGCCCGAGCCCGTGCGCGGCCCCGTCGGGCCGGGCCCCCGGGGGCCCGAACCGGGCGGATCCCCCCACCCCGCCCGGCCGGGTCACCGGCATCGGTAACCTGTCCCCGTGGCAGAACCCCGCCCCCAGACCCCGACCCCAAGGCCCAAGGTCGCCCTTTCCACCGCCTCCGTCTATCCGGAGTCCACGGCGACCGCCTTCGAGATCGCCGCGCGCCTCGGCTACGACGGCGTCGAGGTCATGGTCTGGACGGACCCGGTCAGCCAGGACATCGACGCCCTGCGCCGGCTCTCCGACCACCACGGGGTCCCGGTCCTCGCGATCCACGCCCCCTGCCTCCTGATCACCCAGCGCGTCTGGTCGACCGACCCCTGGACGAAGCTGCGGCGCGCCCAGGCCGCGGCCGAGCGACTGGGCGCGGGCACGGTGGTCGTGCACCCGCCGTTCCGCTGGCAGCGCGCGTACTCCCGCGACTTCGTCTCCGGCATCTGGCGCATGGCCGACGAGACCGACGTCCGGTTCGCCGTCGAGAACATGTACCCCTGGCGCTACCGCGACCGCGAGATGCTCGCGTACGCGCCCGAGTGGGACGTCACCAAGGACGACTACCGGCACTTCACGGTGGACCTCTCGCACACCGCGACCGCCCGCACCGACGCCAACGCGATGATCGACCGGATGGGCGACCGGCTCGCCCACATCCACCTCGCCGACGGCAACGGCTCCGCGAAGGACGAGCACCTCGTCCCCGGCCGGGGCACCCAGCCCTGCGCCGAACTGCTGCGCGGCCTGGCCCGTACCTCCTTCGACGGTCACGTCGTCATCGAGGTCAACACCCGCCGGGCCATGTCCTCCTCGGAGCGCGAGGCCGACCTGGCCGAGGCCCTGGCCTTCACGCGGCAGCACCTCGCGGCCGCGACCAGCGACAGCCCGGCCCGCCGGCCATGACGGACCCGGTCAGGAAGCCCCGCCGCGGCCCCGGTCGCCCCCGCCAGGACGAGGCCGACGACGGCCCCGGCACGCAGGAGCGGATCCGTCTCGCGGCCCGTTCGGAGTTCGCGGCACGCGGCTACGACAAGACCTCCGTGCGCGGGATCGCGAAGGCCGCCGGCGTGGACCCGGCACTGGTGCACCACTACTTCGGCAGCAAGGACGACCTGTTCGCCGCCGCCATCGAGGTCAGCCTGGAGCCGGCCCTGGTCGTCCCGCAGATCGTCGGCTCCGGCCCGGACGGCATCGGCGAGCGCCTGGCCCGCTACTTCCTGGGCATCTGGGAGAACCCGGCCACCCGCGCCCCCCTCCTCGCCGTGATCCGCTCCGCCCTCACCCACGAGGCCGCCGCCGCCGTACTGCGCCGGCTGATCCTGCGCCGGGTCCTGGAGCGGGTCGCCGCCGACCTCGACGTGCCCGACCCCACCTTCCGCGCCGAGCTGGCGGCCTCGCACATGATCGGCATCGCGATCCTGCGGTACGTGGTCCAGATCGAGCCCCTCGCGTCCGCGGACCCGGAGGAGATCGTCGCCCTCGTGGCGCCGACCCTCCAGCGCTACCTCACCGAACAGTGACCGAAAGCTGAGCCGGCCGTCCCGGCATGCGGACACCGTGTCCGCATCGCGGGCGAGAGGCGTAGTCTCGTAAACAGCCATATCCACAGTCGCGGCAGGCCTCTCCGGCGCCGCCGCACTCATGGGGAGTGAACCCGATGCCCGAGCTGAGGTCCCGCACCGTCACCCACGGCCGCAACATGGCAGGCGCACGTGCGCTGATGCGCGCCTCGGGCGTAGCGAGCGCGGACATCGGAAAGCCGATCATCGCGGTGGCCAACTCCTTCACCGAGTTCGTCCCCGGGCACACCCACCTGGCGCCGGTCGGCCGGATCGTCTCCGACGCCATCCGCGAGGCGGGCGCGATCCCGCGCGAGTTCAACACCATCGCGGTCGACGACGGCATCGCCATGGGGCACGGCGGCATGCTGTACTCCCTGCCCTCCCGCGACCTGATCGCGGACAGCGTGGAGTACATGGTCGAGGCGCACTGCGCCGACGCCCTGATCTGCATCTCCAACTGCGACAAGATCACCCCCGGCATGCTGATGGCCGCCATGCGCCTCAACATCCCGGTCGTCTTCGTCTCCGGCGGTCCGATGGAGGCCGGCCAGGCCATCCTCGTCGACGGCACCGTCCGCAAGCTCGACCTGATCGACGCCATGGTCGACGCCGCCAACGAGAACGTCTCGGACGAGGACGTGCTGCGGATCGAGGAGAACGCCTGTCCGACCTGCGGCTCCTGTTCGGGCATGTTCACCGCCAACTCCATGAACTGCCTCGCCGAGGCCATCGGCCTGGCCCTCCCGGGCAACGGCTCGGTCCTCGCCACGCACACCGCCCGCCGCGCCCTGTACGAGGACGCCGGCCGCACGGTCGTCGAGATCACCAAGCGCTACTACGAGGACGGCGACGAGTCCGTCCTGCCGCGCAACATCGCCACCCGCGAGGCCTTCGAGAACGCCATGGCGCTCGACATCGCGATGGGCGGCTCCACCAACACGATCCTGCACCTGTTGGCGGCGGCGCAGGAGGCGGGCCTGGAGTACGACCTCACCGACATCGACGCCGTCTCCCGGCGCGTGCCCTGCCTGTCCAAGGTCGCGCCGAACGTGGCGCCCGGCGGCACGTACTACATGGAGGACATCCACCGGGCCGGCGGCATCCCCGCCATCCTCGGCGAACTGCACCGCGGCGGCCTCCTCAACAAGGACGTCACCTCCGTGCACTCCGACAACCTGGAGGACTGGCTCGCGCAGTGGGACGCCCGCTCCGGCACGGCGTCCGACACCGCCATGGAGCTGTGGCACGCGGCCCCCGGCTGCAAGCGCTCCGCGACCGCCTTCTCCCAGTCCGAGCGCTGGGACACCCTCGACCTCGACGCCGAGGGCGGCTGCATCCGCTCCGTCCAGCACGCGTACTCCAAGGACGGCGGCCTCGCCGTCCTGCGCGGCAACATCGCGGTCGACGGCTGCGTCGTGAAGACCGCCGGCGTGGACGAGTCGATCTGGACCTTCGAGGGCCCGGCCGTGGTCTGCGAGTCGCAGGACGAGGCCGTCGACAAGATCCTCCGCAAGGAGATCAAGGAGGGCGACGTCGTCGTCATCCGCTACGAGGGCCCGCGCGGCGGCCCCGGCATGCAGGAGATGCTGTACCCGACGTCCTTCCTCAAGGGCCGAGGCCTCGGCAAGGCCTGCGCCCTCGTCACGGACGGCCGCTTCTCGGGCGGCACCTCGGGCCTCTCCATCGGCCACGCCTCCCCGGAGGCGGCCTCGGGCGGCACGATCGCCCTCGTCGAGGACGGCGACCGCATCCGCATCGACATCCCGAACCGCTCGATCGAGCTGCTGGTCTCCGACGAGGACCTGGCCGCCCGCCGCGAGGCCCTCGGCGGCGTCTACGCCCCGAAGAACCGCGAACGCAAGGTCTCCGCGGCCCTGCGCGCCTACGCCGCCATGGCCACCAGCGCCGACAAGGGCGCGGTCCGCGACGTCTCCCTCCTGGGCTGAGCCCGCAGAGTCACCCCGAACCCCGCCGGTCGTGTCACCACCCGGCGGGGTTCGCCGCGTCCACGGCGAAGACGGTCCCGTCGGGTGTCGACGCGTACACCCGGCCGTCGCGGACGACCGGGGCGGGCAGGGTGGCGGCGAAGGTGCCCTGCCCGCCGCCCGCGCCCGGCTTCGTCTGCCCGACCGGCCGGCCGGCGGCAGCGTCCACGGCCAACAGCCGTCCGTCGGCCGCCGTCAGGTAGACCCGCCCGCCGGCGAACACCGGCCGCGAGGCGACGGCCGCCCCCGTCTCCAGCCGCCACTCCTCCTTGACCGGACCCACGGCCGCCAGCCCGCCCGCGGTCCCGAAGACGTACACGACGCCCTCCGGGCTCACCGTCGCCTGCGTCTCGTACAGCGGCCTCGCCAGCCGCACCCGGTGCACGGCGTGCGTGTCCAGGTCGACCCGCACGACCGCCTCCGTCGCGGTCCGCACGTCGTTGTCCAGCAGGTACAGGCCCCCGCGCGCCACGCCGACGGGTTGCAGCATTCCCGGTACGCGCACCCGGCGGCGCACCGATCCGCTCGCCGGGTCCACCTCGGAGAGCTGCGTGGAACCGCCCGCGCCGTCCGTCGTCGACACGTACAACACCGGCTCCCCCGAAGGCCCCGGGCCGGCGGTCCAGACGGAACCCACACCGCCGATCTGCTTCGTCCAGCCGGTGGCCCCGGTCGCCGCGTCCAGGGCCGCGACGTTCCCGTTCGGTGCGACGATCAACACCCGTGCCCCGACCGGCACGACACGCGCACCGTCCGGCAGCTCGTGGCGCCAGCGCCGCGTCCCGCTCGCGGGGTCGAGGGCCTCCAGCACCTCACTGCCCGACGCCACCGCGAGGACGAGCCCGCCCGCGTGCGAAGGGGTGTTGTCGCGCGCGGCCAACCGCGTCGACGCGGAACCCGGCACGGACCACAGCACCGATCCGTTCGCCGGGTCCAGCTTCGCCGCGGCGACCCCGGGCCCCGAGCAGTACAGGGCCGCCGCGTCCGCGGAGCAGGACACGGTCCGCCGCCCCGCCCCCCGCTCACCGACCGAGGCGGTCCACGGGGCGAAGGCCGGGGGGCGCCCCTCCGAGGCGGCGGCACTCCTCGCCGCCGCGCGGGCTGCCGCGTCGCCCTCCGACCCGGAGTACAGGTGGCCGACGACCGCGCCCGCCCCGACCAGGAGCGCCACTCCCGCGGCCAAGGCCGTCCGGGTCCGGAGCCTCGGGCGTCGTCCGGGAGGGAGCGGGTCGGCCGGGGGGTCCGTGCCGATGCGCTCCCGCCGGTGCGTGACCACCTCGACCCGCTCGGGCCGCCGGGGCCGGGGGACGAAGGACTGGGTGTCCTCGGAGGTCGGGTAGGCCAGCGCCCGCATCTCGGTGATCAGTTCGTCGGCGGTCGGCCGTTCCTCCGGCTCCTTCGACAGGCACCGGGCCACGAGCGGCACCAGCCGCGCCGGCAGCCCGGTCAGGTCGGGCTCGCTGTGCACGACCTGGTACGCCACCAGGTAGTGGCTGTCGGAGTCGAACGGCCCGCGCCCCGTCGCCGCGTACACCAGCACCGCGCCCAGCGCGAAGACGTCGGCGGCCGTGCCCACGTCCCGGGGGCGTTGGAACTGCTCGGGCGCCATGAACGGCGGCGTCCCGATCAGCTTCCCGGTCTCCGTCCGCAGGTCGCTGTCGGCCGGTCGCGAGATCCCGAAGTCGATGACGCGCACCCCGTCCGGAGCCATCAACACGTTGCTGGGCTTCAGGTCCCGGTGCACCACCCCGGCCCGGTGGATGTCCCGCAGGGCCTCCGCCAGCCCGGCGGCGAGCCGCACCAACTCGACCGGGTCCAGCACCCGTTCGCGTACCCGCTCGGACAGCGTCGGGGCGTCGATGAAGGAGGTGGCCATCCAGGGGCGCTCGGCGTCCGGATCGGCGTCCACGACGGGGGCGGTGAACGCCCCGCTCACCCGCCGCGCGGCCGCGACCTCCTGCCGGAACCGCGCCCGGAACTCCGGATCCACCGCGTGCTGGGCGTGCACCACCTTGACGGCGAGTTTCAGCCCCGCGCCGGACGTGGCCAGGTGGACGACGCCCATGCCGCCGGAGCCGAGTACGGATTCGAGCCGGTACTGCCCGGCGTACTCCGGAAACCCCGCACAGTCCGTCGCGCGCAGCGAACGCACCACTCATCACCCCCGCCGGAGCCTAGTCGATGGCCCATGCGAACCTCCAAGGGCTTGCTACCCTTCGCGCGTTGCGCAGAGCAACACTCAAAGGGGGACTTTCCGCATGTCTGTTGAGAACGATTCAAGCCAGGTTCAGAGCCTCTCCGGGTCGGGTTTCCCGACCTTTCCCGTGGCGCCCGGTTACCGCGTCAACGTCCGCAGCGGCCCCGGCACCAACTACTCGGTCTCGCGGGTGCTCCCGCTGGGCGCGTACGTCCAGATCCGCTGCCAGTGCGAGGGCACGACCGTCTCGGGTCCGTACGGGACGTCGGACATCTGGGACTGCGTGGGCAACGGCGAGTTCGTCTCCGACGCGTACGTGAAGACGGGTGTCGACGGCTACGTCACGGGGCAGTGCGGCTGACACCGCGATCGACACGGCCGCGCGCGAGCGCCGGACGACTCCGGCCCGGCCGGGCCCCGTGCCCGGGCGGTGCCGGCCCGGGGACCGCCCCGCCCGCCACGTGAGACGCACCCGGCCCGGCCGGCCCGCCGGGGGATAATCGCCGGTGTGAGCGACAACGACCAGCGAGACCAGAGCCGGCCCACCCCGCCCGCCGCCCCCGCGGCGCCCGGCCCCGAGCCCGAGCCGATCAAGTTCTTCGGCACCACCTGGGTCGAGCACGACGGCGGCTACGCCCTGCGCCGCGTCGGCATGGCCGCCGGTTCGCTCGTCACCGCCTTCGCCGCCGCGTTCCTGCTGCGCATGGCCTACGAGGGGCTGGAGATCGGCGACGTCGGTCCGTTCCTCAGCATCTCCGTCGTCGTCCTCTTCGCGATCGCCAGTGCCATCGCCTTCGCCAAGACCTGGGAGTCCTTCGGGACCCGCCCCCGCCCCTCGTCCGACGAGGCCGCGCTCAAGGGCCTGAAGACGATCGGTTTCATCGGCTCCCTCATCGCGTACTTCCTGCGCTGCCTCGTCGAGGCGCCCGGCGAGAAGCTGCGCCGCACCGAGTACGAGCGCGCCAAGGCCGAGTTCGCCCGCCGCCGCGGCTCGCGCACCGGCAACCCGGCCGCCCGCCGCCCCAAGCGCAAGCGGTAACCCACCGGGGGTCCGGGACCCGGACCCCGCACCCGTCCGCCCGGTTGACGCCCCGGCACAGCCGGGAGCATTATTCATCACATGATGAATAACTCGCCGGACGGAGCCCCGGCCGCCGTCCACGCCCGCGGCCTCACCGTCCGCCGCGGCGCCGGACGCCACCCCCGCACCGTCCTCGACGCCCTCGCCTTCGACGTCCCCCGCGGCCGCATCACCGGTCTCCTCGGCCCCTCCGGCTGCGGCAAGTCCACCCTCATGCGCGCCGTCGTCGGCACCCAGGCCCACGTCACCGGCACCCTCGACGTCCTCGGCCGCCCCGCCGGCCACCCCGCACTGCGCTCCCGCATCGGCTACGTCACCCAGGCGCCCTCGGTCTACGACGACCTCACCGTCCGGCAGAACCTCGACTACTTCGCCGCCGTCCTCGACCCCGGCCGCGCCGCCGCCGACCGCCGCGCCGCCACCGTCACCCGCGCCATCACCGACGTGGACCTCACCGGACGCGCGGGCGCCCTCGCCGGCAACCTCTCCGGCGGCCAGCGCAGCCGCGTCTCCCTCGCCGTCGCCCTGCTCGGCACCCCCGAACTGCTGGTCCTCGACGAACCGACCGTCGGCCTCGACCCCGTCCTGCGACGCGACCTGTGGAACCTCTTCCACGACCTCACCACCGACCGCGGCGCCACGATCCTCGTCTCCTCACACGTCATGGACGAGGCCGAACGCTGCCACGACCTCCTCCTCATGCGCGAGGGCCGCATCCTCGCCCAGGACACCCCCGACGCCCTGCGGGACCGCACCGGCTCCACCACCGTCGAGGAGGGCTTCCTCCGCCTCGTCGACGACGCCGACGCCCTCGCCCGGGAGACCCAGGAGCAGCACTCGTGAACACGGCCCGCACCCTCGCCACCGCCGCGCGCGTCCTGCGCCAGCTCCGCCACGACCCGCGCTCGATCGCACTGATGCTGCTGGTACCCGTCCTGATGCTGACCCTGCTCCGTTACGTCTTCGACGGCAGCGCCCGCACCTTCGACAGCATCGGGGCCTCCCTCCTCGGGATCTTCCCCCTCATCACCATGTTCCTCGTGACGTCCATCGCCACCCTGCGCGAGCGCACCTCCGGCACCCTCGAACGCCTCCTCGCGATGCCCCTGGGCAAGGGCGCCCTCATCGCCGGCTACGCCCTCGCGTTCGGCGCCGTGGCCGTCGTCCAGTCCCTCCTCGCCACCGGCCTCGCCCTGTGGGTCCTCGGCCTCGACGTCGTCGGCTCCCCGTGGCTGCTCCTGCTCGTCGCCCTCCTCGACGCCCTCCTCGGCACCGCGCTCGGCCTCTTCGTCTCCGCCTTCGCCGCGTCCGAGTTCCAAGCCGTGCAGTTCATGCCGGCGGTGATCTTCCCCCAGCTCCTGCTCTGCGGACTCTTCGCACCCCGCGACACCATGCAGCCGGTCCTCGAAGGGCTCTCCGACGTGCTGCCCATGTCCTACGC of the Streptomyces sp. NBC_01426 genome contains:
- the ilvD gene encoding dihydroxy-acid dehydratase; this translates as MPELRSRTVTHGRNMAGARALMRASGVASADIGKPIIAVANSFTEFVPGHTHLAPVGRIVSDAIREAGAIPREFNTIAVDDGIAMGHGGMLYSLPSRDLIADSVEYMVEAHCADALICISNCDKITPGMLMAAMRLNIPVVFVSGGPMEAGQAILVDGTVRKLDLIDAMVDAANENVSDEDVLRIEENACPTCGSCSGMFTANSMNCLAEAIGLALPGNGSVLATHTARRALYEDAGRTVVEITKRYYEDGDESVLPRNIATREAFENAMALDIAMGGSTNTILHLLAAAQEAGLEYDLTDIDAVSRRVPCLSKVAPNVAPGGTYYMEDIHRAGGIPAILGELHRGGLLNKDVTSVHSDNLEDWLAQWDARSGTASDTAMELWHAAPGCKRSATAFSQSERWDTLDLDAEGGCIRSVQHAYSKDGGLAVLRGNIAVDGCVVKTAGVDESIWTFEGPAVVCESQDEAVDKILRKEIKEGDVVVIRYEGPRGGPGMQEMLYPTSFLKGRGLGKACALVTDGRFSGGTSGLSIGHASPEAASGGTIALVEDGDRIRIDIPNRSIELLVSDEDLAARREALGGVYAPKNRERKVSAALRAYAAMATSADKGAVRDVSLLG
- a CDS encoding serine/threonine-protein kinase, which codes for MRSLRATDCAGFPEYAGQYRLESVLGSGGMGVVHLATSGAGLKLAVKVVHAQHAVDPEFRARFRQEVAAARRVSGAFTAPVVDADPDAERPWMATSFIDAPTLSERVRERVLDPVELVRLAAGLAEALRDIHRAGVVHRDLKPSNVLMAPDGVRVIDFGISRPADSDLRTETGKLIGTPPFMAPEQFQRPRDVGTAADVFALGAVLVYAATGRGPFDSDSHYLVAYQVVHSEPDLTGLPARLVPLVARCLSKEPEERPTADELITEMRALAYPTSEDTQSFVPRPRRPERVEVVTHRRERIGTDPPADPLPPGRRPRLRTRTALAAGVALLVGAGAVVGHLYSGSEGDAAARAAARSAAASEGRPPAFAPWTASVGERGAGRRTVSCSADAAALYCSGPGVAAAKLDPANGSVLWSVPGSASTRLAARDNTPSHAGGLVLAVASGSEVLEALDPASGTRRWRHELPDGARVVPVGARVLIVAPNGNVAALDAATGATGWTKQIGGVGSVWTAGPGPSGEPVLYVSTTDGAGGSTQLSEVDPASGSVRRRVRVPGMLQPVGVARGGLYLLDNDVRTATEAVVRVDLDTHAVHRVRLARPLYETQATVSPEGVVYVFGTAGGLAAVGPVKEEWRLETGAAVASRPVFAGGRVYLTAADGRLLAVDAAAGRPVGQTKPGAGGGQGTFAATLPAPVVRDGRVYASTPDGTVFAVDAANPAGW
- a CDS encoding peptidase, which encodes MSVENDSSQVQSLSGSGFPTFPVAPGYRVNVRSGPGTNYSVSRVLPLGAYVQIRCQCEGTTVSGPYGTSDIWDCVGNGEFVSDAYVKTGVDGYVTGQCG
- a CDS encoding ABC transporter ATP-binding protein, which translates into the protein MMNNSPDGAPAAVHARGLTVRRGAGRHPRTVLDALAFDVPRGRITGLLGPSGCGKSTLMRAVVGTQAHVTGTLDVLGRPAGHPALRSRIGYVTQAPSVYDDLTVRQNLDYFAAVLDPGRAAADRRAATVTRAITDVDLTGRAGALAGNLSGGQRSRVSLAVALLGTPELLVLDEPTVGLDPVLRRDLWNLFHDLTTDRGATILVSSHVMDEAERCHDLLLMREGRILAQDTPDALRDRTGSTTVEEGFLRLVDDADALARETQEQHS
- a CDS encoding ABC transporter permease; this encodes MNTARTLATAARVLRQLRHDPRSIALMLLVPVLMLTLLRYVFDGSARTFDSIGASLLGIFPLITMFLVTSIATLRERTSGTLERLLAMPLGKGALIAGYALAFGAVAVVQSLLATGLALWVLGLDVVGSPWLLLLVALLDALLGTALGLFVSAFAASEFQAVQFMPAVIFPQLLLCGLFAPRDTMQPVLEGLSDVLPMSYAVDGMTQVLTHTDMTADFLRDAVVVAGCALLVLALGAATLRRRTP